The following proteins come from a genomic window of Thiothrix winogradskyi:
- a CDS encoding NADH-quinone oxidoreductase subunit I encodes MQTTPEFRRERCTRYRFKYSECSRCQDACPHAAISLSDEGASLDPARCRECGLCVAACQTEALVTDKLPHIQLLKQAGAKADGFSIACTPSQAEADAKIPCLGALDATVLAYLSARKVKLELRGAWHCETCPHGTSGQAMIAYARDGVAHVREQADNGERWSDIVFAEPPEDAAKPAAVNHARRQMFRQVFGRAVEAALKDTPTAPVPLKAVRIAAPTSTIRRELLQIVWSRTAVGEFALDDTLPTSRFEVNDTCNQCELCVRVCPTGALGLAETDQAWRLTFQFNRCVGCDVCIEACQPHALERQTSVPLATGLEKEPVTLRNRPKQRCSRCDRFFMPASPAETLCQICADDDKDFGAMFG; translated from the coding sequence ATGCAGACAACCCCTGAATTCCGCCGCGAGCGGTGTACCCGTTACCGCTTCAAGTACAGTGAATGCAGCCGCTGTCAGGATGCTTGCCCGCACGCAGCCATCAGCCTGTCGGATGAAGGTGCAAGCCTTGACCCGGCGCGTTGCCGCGAATGCGGCTTGTGCGTGGCAGCGTGCCAGACCGAAGCACTGGTGACGGATAAGCTCCCGCACATCCAGCTACTCAAACAGGCAGGGGCAAAAGCGGACGGTTTCAGCATTGCCTGTACCCCGTCGCAGGCAGAGGCCGATGCCAAAATCCCCTGTCTGGGTGCGCTGGATGCTACCGTGCTGGCTTACCTTAGCGCACGCAAGGTCAAGCTGGAACTGCGCGGCGCGTGGCATTGCGAGACTTGCCCGCATGGCACATCGGGGCAGGCGATGATCGCTTACGCCCGTGACGGTGTGGCGCATGTGCGTGAACAAGCCGACAATGGCGAACGCTGGTCAGACATCGTGTTCGCCGAACCGCCGGAAGATGCTGCGAAACCCGCCGCCGTCAACCATGCCCGCCGCCAAATGTTCCGGCAGGTATTCGGGCGGGCAGTGGAGGCAGCACTCAAGGATACGCCAACCGCACCCGTGCCCCTGAAAGCGGTCAGGATTGCCGCACCCACGTCCACCATCCGCCGCGAATTGCTGCAAATCGTCTGGTCGCGCACGGCAGTGGGTGAATTTGCGCTGGATGACACCTTGCCCACCAGCCGTTTCGAGGTCAATGACACCTGCAACCAGTGTGAGCTGTGTGTCAGGGTTTGCCCGACCGGGGCGTTGGGGCTGGCAGAAACGGATCAGGCATGGCGGCTGACTTTCCAGTTCAACCGTTGCGTGGGCTGTGATGTGTGCATCGAAGCCTGCCAACCCCATGCGCTGGAACGTCAAACCAGCGTCCCGCTAGCTACGGGTTTGGAGAAAGAACCTGTCACCCTGCGCAACCGCCCCAAACAGCGGTGCAGCCGTTGTGACCGCTTTTTCATGCCTGCCAGCCCGGCGGAAACCCTGTGCCAGATCTGTGCCGATGACGACAAGGATTTCGGCGCGATGTTTGGCTAG
- a CDS encoding hemerythrin domain-containing protein, with the protein MLLNPNSDTAASFDRPLQLLHACHGKLMHQCGTLRNLVDHLNQHGSDGQAQQAAQAVLRYFTTAALLHHQDEEEDLFPALRATVPAGDTHMGALLADLEAAHIVLETQWQALQPLLQQLAEGTGTELPAEQVEAFVMGYFAHIAVEEKELLPLAEYLLKPDQLAEMGQRMAARRT; encoded by the coding sequence GTGTTACTGAACCCCAACAGCGATACCGCAGCCTCTTTCGACCGCCCATTGCAACTGCTGCACGCCTGCCACGGCAAGCTCATGCACCAGTGCGGTACACTGCGCAATCTGGTGGATCACCTGAACCAGCACGGTAGTGATGGGCAGGCACAACAGGCGGCGCAAGCGGTGTTGCGCTATTTCACCACAGCGGCTTTGTTGCACCATCAGGATGAGGAAGAAGACTTGTTCCCGGCACTGCGGGCGACAGTTCCGGCAGGTGATACCCACATGGGGGCATTGCTGGCAGATTTAGAAGCTGCGCATATCGTACTGGAAACCCAGTGGCAGGCATTACAGCCCTTGTTGCAGCAGCTTGCCGAGGGTACGGGTACGGAACTTCCCGCTGAACAGGTGGAAGCGTTCGTGATGGGCTATTTTGCGCACATTGCGGTGGAAGAAAAAGAGCTGTTGCCCCTTGCCGAGTACCTGCTCAAGCCTGACCAGCTTGCAGAGATGGGGCAACGCATGGCGGCACGGCGAACATGA
- a CDS encoding tetratricopeptide repeat protein, which produces MMKTKLLLMVLLLPMYSHADEVDLTAGIQAYRTEHYDTATQHFTAAVFAATNDTERARALHNLGNSYFQQGDYAAAAQVFRDALTYRPNHPATQQNLDLAAEVQAELERRRAAGQRTAANNASTGARRERNTNTLDWDQASTLTLGEGKDAPANAPPPALPPNIEQLVNKGMARLAETGATNPQTWRKSQQSLDDARIAQQQLDDDPAALWKRLFEVEEGYTATQTQPNELPGVLPW; this is translated from the coding sequence ATGATGAAAACTAAGTTACTGCTCATGGTGTTACTGCTGCCGATGTATTCACACGCTGATGAAGTCGACTTAACCGCTGGCATTCAAGCCTACCGCACCGAACACTACGACACCGCCACCCAACATTTCACCGCCGCCGTCTTCGCCGCCACCAACGACACCGAACGCGCCCGCGCCCTCCATAACCTCGGCAACAGCTACTTTCAACAAGGCGATTACGCCGCCGCCGCGCAAGTGTTCCGCGATGCCCTAACCTATCGCCCCAATCATCCAGCCACCCAGCAAAACCTCGACCTTGCCGCCGAAGTCCAAGCCGAACTCGAACGCCGCCGTGCAGCCGGACAGCGTACCGCCGCCAACAACGCCAGCACAGGCGCACGCCGCGAACGCAATACCAATACCCTCGACTGGGATCAAGCCAGCACCCTAACGTTAGGCGAAGGCAAAGACGCACCCGCAAACGCCCCACCACCCGCTTTACCCCCAAACATCGAGCAACTGGTCAACAAAGGCATGGCAAGACTGGCAGAAACCGGCGCAACCAACCCACAAACATGGCGCAAAAGCCAACAATCGCTTGACGATGCCCGTATTGCCCAGCAACAGCTTGACGACGACCCTGCTGCTTTATGGAAACGTCTGTTTGAAGTCGAAGAAGGCTACACCGCCACGCAAACCCAACCCAACGAATTACCGGGAGTCCTGCCGTGGTAG
- a CDS encoding vWA domain-containing protein, translating into MTLWQALHWREPLWLLLALFPLLLAAWGYFQQRHQAQTYADLHLLPWVQITASQHGWCKWLSPQTLWAIAWLLFAISLAGPRIPQTQPDDLRPAQFDVLVVLDISRSMQATDLAPNRLQRAALELHEFLSLAQGSRVGIVVYGARPHLFVPLTNDANAVRFYLQHLETLVLPTLGTDHAAALGFAQQELAARKQTLPAAVLWITDGDIPADQHAALQTRVQALQAAGIPLYSLGVGTEDGEAIPLPGGKWLEHDGQAVRSRLDSALLQSLSTQAGGAYSAVKDDASDWQTLYTNGIAQVFPATASNAQQWRELYVWTLLLGMVCVWLAVWMRHDEN; encoded by the coding sequence ATGACGCTGTGGCAAGCCTTACACTGGCGAGAACCCTTATGGCTGTTACTGGCACTGTTTCCGCTACTGCTTGCCGCATGGGGCTATTTCCAGCAACGCCACCAAGCGCAAACCTACGCCGACCTGCATTTATTACCGTGGGTGCAAATAACCGCCAGCCAGCACGGTTGGTGCAAATGGCTGTCACCGCAAACGCTGTGGGCTATCGCGTGGCTACTATTCGCCATCAGCCTTGCCGGGCCGCGCATTCCGCAAACCCAGCCCGATGACCTGCGCCCCGCCCAATTCGACGTGCTGGTGGTGCTAGACATTTCGCGCTCGATGCAAGCCACCGACCTTGCCCCCAACCGCCTGCAACGCGCCGCGCTGGAATTGCACGAATTCCTCAGCCTTGCCCAAGGAAGCCGCGTCGGCATCGTGGTGTATGGCGCACGTCCGCACCTGTTCGTGCCGCTGACTAACGATGCCAACGCCGTGCGCTTTTATCTGCAACATCTGGAAACACTGGTGCTGCCGACGCTTGGCACTGACCATGCCGCCGCACTCGGCTTTGCCCAGCAAGAACTCGCGGCTCGTAAACAAACATTACCCGCCGCCGTGTTGTGGATTACCGATGGCGATATTCCCGCTGACCAACACGCCGCCTTGCAAACCCGTGTGCAAGCCCTGCAAGCGGCTGGCATTCCGCTTTACAGCCTTGGCGTTGGTACAGAAGACGGCGAAGCCATCCCACTCCCCGGCGGCAAATGGCTGGAACACGACGGGCAAGCGGTACGGTCGCGCCTCGACAGTGCCTTGCTGCAAAGCCTGAGCACACAAGCGGGCGGTGCGTATAGCGCGGTGAAAGACGATGCCAGCGATTGGCAAACACTGTACACCAACGGCATTGCGCAAGTGTTTCCAGCTACTGCCAGCAATGCGCAACAGTGGCGGGAATTGTATGTGTGGACATTGTTGCTGGGGATGGTCTGCGTGTGGTTGGCAGTGTGGATGCGGCATGATGAAAACTAA